One window of Elaeis guineensis isolate ETL-2024a chromosome 11, EG11, whole genome shotgun sequence genomic DNA carries:
- the LOC105053669 gene encoding receptor-like serine/threonine-protein kinase ALE2 isoform X2 → MVVSEGRRGDVFSSDGPVRSPPLGYFHFCKANAKNSGIEPTGLTMIRKMMPLGPITPPAYSPEYHGSPARHPVLKHHRKKPHAVPPTSVAPPQNQGCDEISCSEPLTSTPIGSPCGCVYPIQVEIDLGVAPFQLFSRIQDLEVEVAAGTFLKQSQVRIMGAGASIRDPEMTTVTIDLVPLGEKFDRMTALLTYDRFWQKKVQINASIFGDYDVIYVHYPGLPSSPPPMSEGFLGPSGSGSQQYPFTADVHSGKMQKMNTKTIALISLSSFILVFICFGLFCIIWKWKKLVRPPADVGPAIPPVTTRKPGVRSISSSSVASSTSVSFISTLATCPPSVKTFSMAELEKATDKFCSKKVLGEGGFGRVYHGIMEDGSEVAVKMLTREDQNGDREFIAEVEMLSQLHHRNLVKLIGICIEGHKRCLVYELVRNGSVESHLHGADKMKGPLDWDARMKIALGAARGLAYLHEDSNPRVIHRDFKASNVLLEDDFTPKVSDFGLARVASEGIHHISTQVMGTFGYVAPEYAMTGHLLVKSDVYSYGVVLLELLSGRKPVYMSQSQGPENLVTWARPLLTSREGLGQLIDPSLNGKYDFDNMAKVAAIASMCVHTEAPQRPFMGEVVQALKLMYNDMDETCDDSFSQKEDSLGTDCGDFDHESSWWNGATPRLGYGYASPYITMEYASGPVEEMQRPHSASSLVGKLEALVGHNGSGPLRTKRKSQAFYRLRGSMSDHGNFSKHSRMDGYLI, encoded by the exons ATGGTCGTTTCCGAGGGGCGGAGAGGAGATGTCTTTTCTTCTGATGGTCCTGTTCGCTCTCCTCCGCTTGGCTACTTCCACTTCTG CAAGGCCAATGCCAAGAACTCAGGCATTGAGCCCACTGGGCTCACCATGATCAGGAAGATGATGCCTTTGGGTCCAATAACTCCGCCAGCCTATTCTCCTGAATATCACG GCTCTCCTGCACGCCATCCTGTGCTGAAACATCACCGGAAGAAACCTCATGCTGTTCCGCCAACCTCAGTTGCACCACCACAAAACCAAG GTTGTGATGAAATCTCCTGTTCCGAGCCACTCACATCAACCCCAATTGGTTCACCTTGTGGATGTGTATACCCTATTCAAGTCGAGATTGACCTTGGGGTAGCACCATTTCAATTATTTTCGAGGATTCAGGATCTTGAAGTTGAGGTTGCAGCAGGTACCTTTCTGAAACAAAGTCAAGTGCGAATAATGGGTGCTGGTGCCAGTATTCGGGACCCAGAAATGACAACAGTTACTATTGACTTGGTGCCACTAGGAGAGAAGTTTGATAGGATGACTGCATTACTGACTTATGACAGATTTTGGCAGAAGAAAGTGCAGATAAATGCATCTATTTTTGGTGATTATGATGTGATATATGTTCATTATCCTG GACTTCCTTCTTCTCCACCACCCATGTCGGAGGGATTCTTGGGCCCGAGTGGATCTGGAAGCCAACAATATCCTTTCACGGCAGATGTGCACTCTGGCAAGATGCAGAAGATGAACACAAAAACCATTGCTCTAATTTCGTTATCCTCGTTCATACTTGTCTTTATATGCTTTGGGTTATTCTGCATTATCTGGAAATGGAAGAAACTAGTAAGACCTCCTGCTGATGTTGGACCTGCAATTCCTCCCGTAACTACAAGAAAACCTG GTGTCAGGTCCATCAGCTCAAGTAGCGTGGCCAGCTCAACGTCAGTATCCTTTATTTCCACCCTTGCTACTTGCCCACCTTCAGTGAAAACATTTTCTATGGCTGAGCTTGAAAAGGCCACAGATAAGTTCTGCTCAAAAAAGGTTCTTGGTGAGGGTGGATTTGGACGTGTTTACCATGGTATCATGGAGGATGGAAGTGAGGTTGCTGTTAAAATGCTTACAAGGGAGGATCAAAATGGAGATCGTGAGTTCATTGCAGAAGTTGAGATGCTCAGCCAGCTGCATCACCGTAACCTTGTCAAACTGATTGGTATATGCATTGAAGGGCACAAGCGATGCCTGGTTTACGAGCTGGTTCGAAATGGAAGTGTGGAGTCTCATCTGCATG GTGCTGATAAAATGAAGGGGCCtcttgactgggatgctcggATGAAAATTGCACTTGGTGCAGCAAGAGGACTGGCATACCTACATGAGGACTCAAATCCTCGTGTCATACATCGTGATTTTAAAGCCAGTAATGTTCTACTGGAAGATGATTTCACCCCCAAGGTTTCAGATTTTGGTCTGGCAAGGGTAGCATCTGAAGGAATCCATCACATTTCTACTCAGGTCATGGGAACATTTGG GTATGTTGCTCCTGAATATGCAATGACGGGGCATCTACTTGTCAAGAGTGATGTCTACAGTTATGGAGTCGTGTTGCTGGAACTCTTATCAGGTAGGAAGCCTGTATACATGTCTCAATCTCAGGGACCAGAGAACCTAGTAACTTGGGCACGCCCTCTGCTTACTAGCAGAGAAGGGTTAGGGCAACTGATTGATCCATCCTTAAATGGAAAATATGACTTTGACAATATGGCGAAAGTAGCAGCCATAGCCTCCATGTGTGTTCACACGGAAGCGCCACAAAGGCCATTCATGGGGGAGGTTGTGCAGGCACTGAAGCTAATGTACAATGACATGGATGAAACTTGTGATGATTCTTTCAGCcagaaagaggattcattggGTACAGACTGTGGAGACTTTGACCATGAGAGCAGTTGGTGGAATGGGGCTACACCACGTTTAGGTTATGGGTATGCCTCACCATATATAACAATGGAGTATGCTTCAGGTCCGGTGGAAGAAATGCAGAGACCACATTCGGCATCTAGTTTGGTTGGCAAGTTGGAAGCTTTGGTTGGGCACAATGGATCAGGCCCCTTGAGAACCAAGAGGAAGAGCCAAGCCTTTTATAGATTGAGAGGGAGCATGAGCGATCATGGGAATTTTTCAAAACATTCTCGCATGGATGGCTATCTTATTTGA
- the LOC105053669 gene encoding receptor-like serine/threonine-protein kinase ALE2 isoform X1, whose translation MVVSEGRRGDVFSSDGPVRSPPLGYFHFCKANAKNSGIEPTGLTMIRKMMPLGPITPPAYSPEYHGSPARHPVLKHHRKKPHAVPPTSVAPPQNQGCDEISCSEPLTSTPIGSPCGCVYPIQVEIDLGVAPFQLFSRIQDLEVEVAAGTFLKQSQVRIMGAGASIRDPEMTTVTIDLVPLGEKFDRMTALLTYDRFWQKKVQINASIFGDYDVIYVHYPGLPSSPPPMSEGFLGPSGSGSQQYPFTADVHSGKMQKMNTKTIALISLSSFILVFICFGLFCIIWKWKKLVRPPADVGPAIPPVTTRKPGYMLGVRSISSSSVASSTSVSFISTLATCPPSVKTFSMAELEKATDKFCSKKVLGEGGFGRVYHGIMEDGSEVAVKMLTREDQNGDREFIAEVEMLSQLHHRNLVKLIGICIEGHKRCLVYELVRNGSVESHLHGADKMKGPLDWDARMKIALGAARGLAYLHEDSNPRVIHRDFKASNVLLEDDFTPKVSDFGLARVASEGIHHISTQVMGTFGYVAPEYAMTGHLLVKSDVYSYGVVLLELLSGRKPVYMSQSQGPENLVTWARPLLTSREGLGQLIDPSLNGKYDFDNMAKVAAIASMCVHTEAPQRPFMGEVVQALKLMYNDMDETCDDSFSQKEDSLGTDCGDFDHESSWWNGATPRLGYGYASPYITMEYASGPVEEMQRPHSASSLVGKLEALVGHNGSGPLRTKRKSQAFYRLRGSMSDHGNFSKHSRMDGYLI comes from the exons ATGGTCGTTTCCGAGGGGCGGAGAGGAGATGTCTTTTCTTCTGATGGTCCTGTTCGCTCTCCTCCGCTTGGCTACTTCCACTTCTG CAAGGCCAATGCCAAGAACTCAGGCATTGAGCCCACTGGGCTCACCATGATCAGGAAGATGATGCCTTTGGGTCCAATAACTCCGCCAGCCTATTCTCCTGAATATCACG GCTCTCCTGCACGCCATCCTGTGCTGAAACATCACCGGAAGAAACCTCATGCTGTTCCGCCAACCTCAGTTGCACCACCACAAAACCAAG GTTGTGATGAAATCTCCTGTTCCGAGCCACTCACATCAACCCCAATTGGTTCACCTTGTGGATGTGTATACCCTATTCAAGTCGAGATTGACCTTGGGGTAGCACCATTTCAATTATTTTCGAGGATTCAGGATCTTGAAGTTGAGGTTGCAGCAGGTACCTTTCTGAAACAAAGTCAAGTGCGAATAATGGGTGCTGGTGCCAGTATTCGGGACCCAGAAATGACAACAGTTACTATTGACTTGGTGCCACTAGGAGAGAAGTTTGATAGGATGACTGCATTACTGACTTATGACAGATTTTGGCAGAAGAAAGTGCAGATAAATGCATCTATTTTTGGTGATTATGATGTGATATATGTTCATTATCCTG GACTTCCTTCTTCTCCACCACCCATGTCGGAGGGATTCTTGGGCCCGAGTGGATCTGGAAGCCAACAATATCCTTTCACGGCAGATGTGCACTCTGGCAAGATGCAGAAGATGAACACAAAAACCATTGCTCTAATTTCGTTATCCTCGTTCATACTTGTCTTTATATGCTTTGGGTTATTCTGCATTATCTGGAAATGGAAGAAACTAGTAAGACCTCCTGCTGATGTTGGACCTGCAATTCCTCCCGTAACTACAAGAAAACCTG GCTATATGTTAGGTGTCAGGTCCATCAGCTCAAGTAGCGTGGCCAGCTCAACGTCAGTATCCTTTATTTCCACCCTTGCTACTTGCCCACCTTCAGTGAAAACATTTTCTATGGCTGAGCTTGAAAAGGCCACAGATAAGTTCTGCTCAAAAAAGGTTCTTGGTGAGGGTGGATTTGGACGTGTTTACCATGGTATCATGGAGGATGGAAGTGAGGTTGCTGTTAAAATGCTTACAAGGGAGGATCAAAATGGAGATCGTGAGTTCATTGCAGAAGTTGAGATGCTCAGCCAGCTGCATCACCGTAACCTTGTCAAACTGATTGGTATATGCATTGAAGGGCACAAGCGATGCCTGGTTTACGAGCTGGTTCGAAATGGAAGTGTGGAGTCTCATCTGCATG GTGCTGATAAAATGAAGGGGCCtcttgactgggatgctcggATGAAAATTGCACTTGGTGCAGCAAGAGGACTGGCATACCTACATGAGGACTCAAATCCTCGTGTCATACATCGTGATTTTAAAGCCAGTAATGTTCTACTGGAAGATGATTTCACCCCCAAGGTTTCAGATTTTGGTCTGGCAAGGGTAGCATCTGAAGGAATCCATCACATTTCTACTCAGGTCATGGGAACATTTGG GTATGTTGCTCCTGAATATGCAATGACGGGGCATCTACTTGTCAAGAGTGATGTCTACAGTTATGGAGTCGTGTTGCTGGAACTCTTATCAGGTAGGAAGCCTGTATACATGTCTCAATCTCAGGGACCAGAGAACCTAGTAACTTGGGCACGCCCTCTGCTTACTAGCAGAGAAGGGTTAGGGCAACTGATTGATCCATCCTTAAATGGAAAATATGACTTTGACAATATGGCGAAAGTAGCAGCCATAGCCTCCATGTGTGTTCACACGGAAGCGCCACAAAGGCCATTCATGGGGGAGGTTGTGCAGGCACTGAAGCTAATGTACAATGACATGGATGAAACTTGTGATGATTCTTTCAGCcagaaagaggattcattggGTACAGACTGTGGAGACTTTGACCATGAGAGCAGTTGGTGGAATGGGGCTACACCACGTTTAGGTTATGGGTATGCCTCACCATATATAACAATGGAGTATGCTTCAGGTCCGGTGGAAGAAATGCAGAGACCACATTCGGCATCTAGTTTGGTTGGCAAGTTGGAAGCTTTGGTTGGGCACAATGGATCAGGCCCCTTGAGAACCAAGAGGAAGAGCCAAGCCTTTTATAGATTGAGAGGGAGCATGAGCGATCATGGGAATTTTTCAAAACATTCTCGCATGGATGGCTATCTTATTTGA